From a single Mesorhizobium sp. INR15 genomic region:
- a CDS encoding cytochrome b/b6 domain-containing protein produces the protein MVRVWDRVVRSFHWALVLSFVTAWFTSHSWENIHHWAGYAAAGLVAMRLVWGVMGTPYARFSQFVRDPATVLRYLAAILSSREDHYIGHNPAGGAMVILLIAAMGSTGLTGWLMTTDTYFGVSWVEAAHSLAAHGLLLLVFLHIGGVVLASFRHRENLVRAMITGRKRKAEPADVA, from the coding sequence ATGGTACGCGTCTGGGATCGGGTCGTGCGAAGTTTCCACTGGGCGCTGGTGCTCAGCTTCGTCACGGCCTGGTTCACCTCCCATTCCTGGGAGAATATCCATCACTGGGCTGGATACGCCGCTGCCGGGCTGGTCGCGATGCGGCTCGTGTGGGGCGTTATGGGCACGCCCTATGCGCGCTTCTCACAATTCGTGCGTGATCCTGCGACGGTGCTGCGCTATCTCGCGGCAATACTGAGCAGTCGCGAAGACCACTACATCGGCCACAATCCGGCTGGTGGCGCGATGGTGATCCTACTGATTGCGGCGATGGGTTCAACCGGGCTGACCGGATGGCTGATGACGACGGACACCTATTTCGGCGTGTCGTGGGTTGAGGCGGCGCACAGCCTGGCTGCACACGGCCTGCTGCTGCTCGTCTTCCTCCACATTGGCGGCGTTGTGCTGGCAAGCTTTCGCCATCGCGAAAACCTGGTTCGAGCCATGATCACGGGGCGAAAACGCAAAGCCGAGCCGGCCGACGTCGCCTGA
- a CDS encoding PepSY domain-containing protein, with amino-acid sequence MYRTLVLAALAGLIAGPALAAGGSCSTAPKSQFKPKATLEAQLTGEGLTVRQIKVEKGCYEVYAVDKAGKKVNLAYNAETLEKLDNAEAGEN; translated from the coding sequence ATGTACCGCACTCTTGTTCTAGCCGCCCTCGCGGGCTTGATTGCAGGGCCAGCACTCGCCGCAGGCGGCAGCTGCAGCACCGCCCCGAAATCACAGTTCAAGCCGAAAGCAACGCTCGAGGCGCAGTTGACCGGCGAAGGCCTCACTGTCCGACAGATCAAGGTGGAGAAGGGCTGCTACGAAGTCTACGCGGTGGACAAGGCCGGCAAGAAGGTGAACTTGGCCTACAATGCCGAAACCCTTGAAAAACTTGACAATGCCGAAGCCGGCGAAAACTGA
- a CDS encoding plastocyanin/azurin family copper-binding protein, with product MKTISRRAALGLAAAMLMAGSAGAVHAASLVQISLWDKGASTEMPMGLAYAAPGLDLAKATMGIKASPGAVKAGEVTFNVKNDSKDTVHEMIVMYLADPGKPLPYLEAENRVDEDKAGDKGEVSELDPGKSGSLTVDLKAGKYLLICNVPGHYGAGMWAEFTVEP from the coding sequence ATGAAAACCATATCGAGGAGAGCAGCGCTCGGGCTTGCTGCCGCAATGCTCATGGCCGGCAGTGCCGGCGCCGTCCACGCTGCTTCGCTTGTCCAGATTTCGCTGTGGGACAAGGGCGCGAGTACGGAGATGCCGATGGGTCTCGCCTATGCAGCGCCTGGCCTCGATCTCGCCAAGGCGACCATGGGCATCAAGGCTTCGCCCGGTGCGGTGAAGGCTGGGGAGGTCACATTCAATGTGAAAAATGACTCCAAGGACACCGTTCACGAAATGATCGTGATGTACCTTGCTGATCCCGGCAAGCCGCTTCCTTACCTTGAGGCCGAGAACCGGGTCGACGAAGACAAGGCTGGCGACAAGGGCGAGGTTTCGGAGCTCGATCCCGGCAAATCAGGCTCGTTGACTGTCGATCTGAAGGCTGGAAAATACCTGCTTATCTGCAACGTGCCAGGTCACTATGGCGCCGGCATGTGGGCCGAATTCACCGTCGAGCCATAG